Proteins encoded by one window of Salvia splendens isolate huo1 chromosome 5, SspV2, whole genome shotgun sequence:
- the LOC121803909 gene encoding uncharacterized protein LOC121803909 codes for MQLPLRWAGQRRRDCVVEHSFPDGGFTLDENIYLGSGQAWTAMDAVGAWADEEKYYDYDTNSCAAGEMCGHYTQVVWSSTKKIGALCWIFDTQNITALNKDEIWRININRLLTKNITKYTQTMLQHCKTLFTLSNLSYGSFPLTQNFGISNAAKNSQVCNTGIERASCFFERHVVNTFGGTPVQEIYCCCDSFSPEFPGFENNRLCIALFLVLLVHKRFDLCLDRWNIDVLPHVDNSGHVLLDFDNSGHVLLHNGNVGCVLLGHDSLDLGLDLGFVCDAGDVFITCNYSPPGNYVGERPY; via the exons ATGCAGCTGCCCTTACGCTGGGCCGGGCAGCGGCGGCGCGACTGCGTGGTGGAGCACTCGTTCCCGGACGGCGGGTTCACGCTGGACGAGAACATATACTTGGGCAGCGGCCAGGCGTGGACGGCCATGGACGCCGTGGGTGCGTGGGCCGATGAGGAGAAGTACTACGATTACGACACTAACAGCTGCGCCGCCGGCGAGATGTGCGGCCATTACACGCAGGTTGTGTGGAGCAGTACAAAGAAGATCGGTGCGctctgttggatatttgacacacaaaatataacAGCACTCAACAAGGATGAAATATGGAGGATAAATATTAATAGGCTTCTCAcaaaaaatattacaaaatacacacaaacaATGCTTCAACACTGCAAAACACTCTTCACTCTTTCTAACTTGAGCTACGGCTCTTTCCCTCTAACTCA GAATTTTGGCATAAGCAACGCAGCAAAAAACTCTCAGGTGTGCAACACTGGGATTGAACGAGCTTCATGCTTCTTCGAGCGTCATGTTGTGAACACTTTTGGTGGGACACCGGTTCAGGAGATATACTGCTGTTGCGACAGCTTCAGCCCAGAATTCCCGGG GTTTGAGAATAACCGCCTCTGTATTGCCCTCTTCCTCGTCCTCCTTGTCCATAAGAGATTCGACCTCTGCCTCGATAGGTGGAATATTGACGTCCTCCCTCATGTTGATAATTCTGGCCACGTCCTTCTTGATTTTGATAATTCTGGCCACGTCCTCCTTCATAATGGTAATGTTGGTTGCGTCCTCCTCGGCCACGATAGCCTCGATCTCGGCCTCGACCTCGGTT TTGTTTGCGACGCCGGAGATGTGTTCATCACTTGTAATTACTCCCCACCTGGGAATTATGTCGGCGAGAGACCTTATTGA
- the LOC121804862 gene encoding probable disease resistance protein At1g58602, whose translation MPAEAAVSSTVQLLGNLLAKNVQSLRGIKGKVQSLKDELELMQSFLKDANRKQAKNEVFGIWIGKIREIAYDAEDTIAMFVINVESTKNTTFLKRCTGFPKRLHQIRRIVGKIKSIRARLDEIHKSRERYGILIVEEEEEEMSQVELLRRLCPWQKDEHLVGVEDVVKKLLRESILDEEKRGLSVVVIQGMGGIGKSTLAREIYNHPDVVAGPFSRRGWVVVSSEFTPQETIKQLIFQLSRSDEEKKKVVEHIYKLEQSMKDKLYVLQNLQELLHRQLEGTNYFIVLDDMWEQPHWEYFQGAFPNQQDKTSRIILTTRNKIIAKHDQYVHKMKLLDPEKSWELFLKKAFINNTNGTCPEELESIGRQILEKCDGLPLAISVVGGLVVDTQDRSIWQHVLDQINSNNLKNNLPNILGLSYQNLSPQLKSCFLCLAFFKEDFTIPAEVLVNIWDAQGLIQDKGIRRIEDIGRGYLNELINRSMLQIQDQNIDGQVKKFRLHDLLRDVCLSKAGEEMGVKIDKGEEGGCSFESSYKPRHNVVYNKSSETFPLNQNKHMRSLFLLNVGNKSCRTDIPSPYWNNFLMLKILYLDGFAFGKLPDSFRCLFGLKYLRIHTNRSYIYLKLPSWLCDFKKLEFLYVEHIEFSEGALKMENLRDFGARSVRGRTMKVENWKNIESLKGIRLEDWVEMSSGIMPNSHLRELRIKVWGSSDEDDDVVSRGRESLEKMTNLVKLHLYLDTKGDYVPCRVPKLIPILESLTSLKLKSDVFTFEWPAAGVFPPNLSHLTLSNMKNVSMEELGKLPKLQYLTLKHFRDYVNMWRLKILDDGFPRLKALSLKAIRRLTGVDIEEGGMPCLKQLLIRQCPQLESTENLPRHIIVSFA comes from the exons ATGCCTGCGGAGGCGGCAGTCTCATCGACGGTGCAGCTGCTAGGCAATCTGCTGGCCAAGAATGTGCAGTCCCTGCGAGGCATCAAGGGAAAGGTGCAGTCCCTGAAAGATGAGTTGGAGTTGATGCAATCTTTTCTCAAAGACGCAAACAGAAAGCAAGCTAAAAACGAAGTATTTGGTATTTGGATAGGGAAGATCAGAGAAATTGCTTACGATGCTGAAGATACCATCGCAATGTTCGTCATCAATGTTGAGAGCACCAAGAACACAACGTTTCTCAAAAGATGCACCGGTTTCCCGAAGCGTCTTCACCAAATCCGCAGAATTGTGGGCAAGATCAAGTCCATCCGAGCTAGGCTTGACGAGATTCACAAAAGCCGAGAGAGGTACGGGATACTGATTGtcgaagaggaggaggaggagatgtCGCAAGTTGAATTGCTGCGGCGGTTGTGTCCTTGGCAAAAAGACGAACACCTTGTGGGCGTAGAAGATGTTGTGAAGAAATTGCTGCGAGAATCGATTCTGGATGAAGAGAAGAGAGGGCTTTCAGTTGTGGTTATACAAGGCATGGGTGGAATTGGGAAATCGACACTTGCCAGGGAGATATACAACCACCCTGACGTTGTTGCCGGTCCATTCAGTCGGCGTGGTTGGGTTGTGGTGTCGAGTGAATTTACGCCACAAGAGACGATCAAGCAGCTTATCTTCCAGCTGTCCAGATCGGATGAGGAGAAAAAGAAAGTGGTTGAACATATCTATAAATTGGAGCAGTCAATGAAAGATAAGCTGTATGTCCTACAAAACCTTCAAGAACTGCTTCACAGACAACTGGAGGGAACAAATTATTTCATAGTTCTGGACGATATGTGGGAGCAACCACATTGGGAATATTTTCAAGGTGCTTTCCCCAATCAACAAG ATAAAACAAGTAGAATAATTCTAACAACTCGCAACAAGATTATTGCAAAGCATGATCAATATGTGCATAAGATGAAGCTTCTAGACCCCGAGAAAAGTTGGGAATTGTTCTTGAAGAAAGCATTCATTAATAACACCAATGGCACATGTCCAGAAGAACTAGAGAGTATTGGAAGACAAATTTTGGAAAAATGCGATGGTCTGCCATTAGCAATTAGTGTGGTTGGAGGCTTAGTTGTGGACACTCAAGACAGGAgtatatggcaacatgttttggaccaaataaATTCCAATAATCTGAAAAACAACTTACCAAatattttggggttgagttaTCAAAATTTATCTCCCCAATTGAAATCATGCTTCTTATGTCTAGCTTTTTTTAAGGAAGACTTCACGATCCCGGCAGAAGTGCTAGTAAACATATGGGATGCACAAGGATTGATCCAAGACAAAGGAATTAGAAGAATTGAAGATATTGGGAGaggttatttgaatgagttgatAAATCGAAGTATGCTTCAAATTCAGGATCAAAATATCGATGGCCAAGTCAAAAAATTTCGTCTCCATGATCTTCTTCGCGATGTATGTTTAAGCAAAGCTGGGGAGGAAATGGGTGTTAAGATTGATAAGGGGGAGGAGGGAGGATGTTCATTTGAATCCTCGTACAAACCTCGTCATAATGTTGTCTACAACAAATCTTCTGAAACTTTCCCTTTGAATCAAAATAAGCATATGCGCTCTCTTTTCCTCCTTAATGTAGGGAATAAGAGCTGTCGTACGGATATTCCATCTCCTTATTGGAATAACTTTCTAATGCTTAAGATTCTCTACCTTGATGGCTTTGCGTTTGGAAAACTCCCCGACTCTTTTCGGTGCTTGTTTGGATTGAAGTACTTGAGAATACATACAAATCGGAGCTACATTTATTTGAAGCTCCCAAGTTGGCTTTGTGACTTTAAAAAGCTCGAGTTTCTTTATGTGGAACATATAGAGTTCTCAGAAGGTGCACTAAAAATGGAAAACTTGCGTGACTTCGGTGCACGTAGTGTACGTGGAAGAACCATGAAAGTAGAGAATTGGAAAAATATAGAGAGTTTGAAGGGTATCAGGCTAGAGGATTGGGTGGAGATGAGCTCAGGAATAATGCCTAATTCTCATCTGCGTGAACTGCGCATAAAGGTATGGGGTAGTAgcgatgaagatgatgatgtcgtaAGCAGGGGAAGAGAGTCCCTAGAAAAGATGACCAATCTTGTGAAACTACACCTATATTTAGATACTAAGGGGGATTATGTGCCTTGTAGAGTGCCCAAATTAATTCCCATTCTCGAGAGTCTCACGTCACTTAAACTTAAATCGGATGTTTTCACTTTCGAATGGCCAGCTGCAGGTGTGTTCCCTCCCAATCTCTCTCACCTAACGTTGTCGAACATGAAAAATGTTTCGATGGAAGAGTTGGGTAAGCTACCAAAGCTACAGTATCTTACCTTAAAGCATTTTCGTGATTATGTAAACATGTGGAGGTTGAAGATATTGGATGACGGGTTCCCCCGTCTCAAGGCTCTCTCCCTCAAAGCAATAAGACGTTTGACCGGTGTGGACATAGAAGAAGGTGGAATGCCATGCCTCAAACAGCTCCTGATCCGTCAATGCCCACAGCTCGAGAGTACTGAGAATCTGCCCAGACACATTATCGTATCATTTGCATAA